The proteins below come from a single Myxosarcina sp. GI1 genomic window:
- a CDS encoding type II toxin-antitoxin system HicB family antitoxin, whose product MKLKVIVHQAEEGGFWAEVPAIPGCATQGDTFEELLQNIYEAVEGCLSIDEAELKLDTNAQILEIAV is encoded by the coding sequence ATGAAACTAAAAGTTATTGTTCATCAAGCAGAAGAAGGTGGATTTTGGGCAGAAGTACCTGCAATTCCTGGCTGTGCTACTCAAGGAGATACTTTTGAAGAATTACTGCAAAATATTTATGAGGCAGTAGAAGGATGTTTGTCTATTGATGAAGCCGAGCTTAAATTAGATACTAATGCTCAAATCTTAGAGATTGCGGTATGA
- a CDS encoding type II toxin-antitoxin system HicA family toxin, which translates to MKSISGKKFAKLLERHGWILLRVNGSHHIYGKSDNPQRISVPIYGNKALKTGLLKHFLKVAQLTEDEL; encoded by the coding sequence ATGAAATCTATTAGCGGCAAGAAATTTGCTAAACTACTCGAACGTCATGGATGGATATTGCTGAGAGTCAATGGCAGTCATCATATTTACGGAAAATCTGATAATCCACAACGAATTTCTGTTCCAATTTATGGTAATAAAGCTTTGAAAACTGGCTTGTTAAAGCATTTTTTGAAAGTAGCACAGCTTACTGAAGACGAGTTGTAA
- a CDS encoding cation-translocating P-type ATPase, which translates to MVKSLSTSQSTSTSSFSNNNLSATQKIALDVSGMKCAGCVKAVENQLEQNSGVVSAQVNLITEVAVVEYEAKTVKPESLAEKLTATGFPTQLRQSDRSIRQAANDARNKRQEQQQQQVRQLITAAILLVFSSIGHLKHFGLPYIPVLSNVWFHWGLATLAIFIPGRSLIIDGWRGLVRAMPNMNTLVGLGTVSAYVASCIALVFPQLGWECFFDEPVMLLGFILLGRTIEKKARNRASQALEKLVFLQPPVARLVSKDDSETAIEIPVEQVKIGEWLRVLPGEKIPVDGEIVLGETAIDESMLTGESLPVEKRASDMVKAGTINQSGVITLEITKIGDRTTLAKIISLVEDAQTHKAPVQQLADTIAGYFAYGVMAIATLTFLFWYFIGTTVWTEVLVTTSHTMGGMVMNTSPLLLSLKLAISVLVIACPCALGLATPTAILVGTSIGAERGILIKGGDILERVQQLDTVVFDKTGTLTIGHPQVTDCIPYGELDSNRLLQLAAAVENGSNHPLAKAIIDYAKKQQLSMLKAQDFQSESGLGILATVADKKVYLGNKDWLVKHNIKLDDDSQRRAESLLRSGKTVIYVGVEEKLGGLIALQDTLRPDAAQTVRELQSMGLEVVLLTGDRQEVADTVAKELKINRVLAEVKPEQKAEAIKSLQKSQTVAIIGDGINDAPALAVADVGISLQESTDVAIETADIVLMQNKLADAIASIELSRATVNKIRQNLLWALAYNVLAIPLAAGILLPSSGILLSPGLAAGAMAFSSVIVVCNSLLLNLHFSSTKR; encoded by the coding sequence ATGGTTAAGTCTCTTTCAACCTCACAGTCAACTTCAACTTCTAGTTTTTCAAATAACAATTTATCGGCAACCCAAAAAATTGCTTTAGACGTGTCGGGCATGAAGTGTGCTGGCTGTGTTAAGGCTGTAGAAAATCAGTTAGAACAAAATTCTGGGGTAGTATCGGCTCAAGTCAATCTAATTACAGAAGTAGCGGTAGTTGAATACGAAGCTAAAACTGTCAAACCAGAATCACTAGCAGAAAAACTAACTGCAACGGGTTTTCCTACGCAATTGCGACAGAGCGATCGCAGCATTCGGCAAGCCGCTAATGATGCTCGTAACAAACGCCAAGAGCAGCAGCAACAGCAAGTTCGCCAATTGATTACTGCCGCGATATTATTAGTTTTTTCCAGTATTGGGCATCTCAAACATTTTGGTTTGCCCTATATTCCCGTACTGAGTAATGTTTGGTTTCATTGGGGGTTGGCAACTCTAGCTATATTTATCCCTGGGCGATCGCTCATAATTGATGGTTGGCGCGGTTTAGTTCGTGCTATGCCCAACATGAATACTTTAGTCGGTTTGGGTACAGTTAGTGCCTATGTGGCTAGCTGCATAGCTTTAGTATTTCCCCAACTAGGTTGGGAATGCTTTTTCGATGAACCAGTAATGCTGCTGGGCTTTATCTTGTTGGGGCGGACTATAGAGAAAAAAGCTAGAAATCGTGCTTCTCAGGCGTTAGAAAAACTAGTCTTTTTGCAGCCACCAGTTGCCCGTTTGGTTAGTAAAGATGATTCAGAAACGGCAATTGAAATTCCTGTAGAACAAGTCAAGATAGGCGAATGGCTGCGAGTTTTACCAGGAGAAAAAATTCCCGTTGATGGGGAGATAGTTTTAGGTGAAACAGCTATTGACGAGTCGATGCTGACGGGAGAATCTTTGCCTGTAGAGAAGCGAGCTTCAGATATGGTAAAGGCAGGTACTATTAATCAATCTGGAGTTATTACGCTCGAAATAACTAAAATTGGCGATCGCACGACTCTTGCTAAAATTATCAGTCTGGTTGAAGATGCCCAAACTCATAAAGCTCCAGTACAGCAGCTTGCCGATACCATTGCGGGTTACTTTGCCTATGGGGTAATGGCGATCGCTACATTAACTTTTCTGTTTTGGTATTTTATCGGCACTACAGTTTGGACGGAAGTTTTAGTTACCACTTCCCACACTATGGGAGGTATGGTAATGAATACTTCACCTCTATTGTTAAGTCTTAAACTAGCAATTTCTGTATTGGTTATCGCCTGTCCCTGTGCGCTGGGTTTGGCTACCCCCACCGCAATTTTAGTCGGTACGAGTATCGGTGCCGAACGAGGAATTTTAATTAAAGGTGGCGATATTTTAGAGCGAGTCCAGCAATTAGATACCGTCGTCTTCGACAAAACTGGTACTTTAACTATCGGTCATCCGCAAGTTACTGACTGTATACCTTATGGCGAACTGGATAGCAATCGCCTATTACAGTTAGCTGCTGCTGTTGAAAATGGCAGCAATCATCCTTTGGCTAAAGCAATTATCGACTATGCTAAAAAACAACAACTTTCTATGCTGAAAGCACAAGATTTTCAAAGTGAATCGGGTTTGGGTATTTTGGCAACGGTAGCAGATAAAAAAGTTTATTTGGGTAATAAAGATTGGTTAGTCAAACACAATATTAAACTTGACGATGACAGCCAACGTCGGGCAGAGTCTCTATTGCGATCGGGAAAAACGGTTATTTATGTAGGAGTAGAAGAAAAATTAGGGGGATTAATTGCCTTACAAGACACCCTACGTCCCGATGCGGCTCAAACCGTTCGAGAATTGCAGTCAATGGGTTTAGAAGTAGTTTTACTTACAGGCGATCGCCAAGAAGTAGCAGATACCGTAGCAAAAGAACTAAAGATAAACAGAGTCTTAGCTGAAGTCAAACCAGAACAAAAAGCAGAGGCGATTAAATCTTTACAAAAATCGCAGACAGTAGCTATTATTGGCGACGGCATCAACGACGCGCCAGCTTTAGCAGTAGCAGATGTAGGCATATCTTTACAAGAAAGTACAGATGTAGCGATCGAAACCGCCGATATCGTTTTGATGCAGAATAAGTTAGCAGATGCGATCGCCTCAATCGAACTCAGTCGGGCAACCGTCAATAAAATTAGGCAAAATCTGCTTTGGGCTTTAGCGTATAACGTATTGGCAATCCCCCTGGCAGCAGGAATATTGTTACCTAGTTCGGGAATACTTTTATCTCCAGGGTTGGCAGCAGGAGCAATGGCGTTTAGTTCGGTAATAGTTGTTTGTAATTCACTTTTATTAAATCTTCATTTTTCCTCGACTAAACGATAA
- a CDS encoding FHA domain-containing protein, with translation MAAKPVQHREEHVLIVIDGKGRKEILLREEYYSLGRGKQCNIVLQSQFVSRHHATIIKRSREDGSYYYRIIDGDSEGKVSVNGLLIDGRKVRFHDLKDGDKVVFGPQVYAIYQYRQYDIFPTIPPDDPFDITLIDPSTIDASLDVDN, from the coding sequence ATGGCTGCAAAACCCGTACAACATCGTGAAGAACACGTATTAATCGTCATTGATGGCAAAGGACGAAAAGAAATTCTACTGCGAGAAGAATACTATTCTCTAGGTAGAGGAAAGCAATGCAACATCGTGTTGCAATCTCAGTTTGTATCCCGCCATCACGCTACTATTATCAAGCGATCGCGTGAAGATGGCAGTTATTACTATCGGATTATTGATGGAGATTCTGAAGGCAAGGTTAGCGTCAATGGCTTGTTAATAGATGGTCGTAAGGTACGCTTTCACGATCTTAAAGATGGGGATAAGGTAGTATTTGGTCCCCAGGTTTATGCAATCTATCAATATCGTCAATACGATATTTTTCCGACCATTCCCCCAGACGATCCTTTTGACATTACCCTAATCGATCCTTCAACGATTGATGCTTCACTGGATGTAGACAATTAA
- a CDS encoding cadherin-like domain-containing protein, whose product MSNFINLKKFTANTLVGVALTGALISQSSLNTANAQIIDNNNGHGNNCDINITIGSRQYTIEKFDPSNPGNGDKLTKILKKAGLTKPSDISTAIEMINKGNYDYKKDESCSLSADIVVTIELPKTQTSQLSSNNYYVVDFNSLSGTAGFSKTNGTTTYQYNGGLEIKTRDQWGGANGSKYITQASGQRSYSLTVNQDQRYFGFWWSAGDAYNKITFKNDGKEVAVFKTEDLVNFINSSGVKDTQAYYGNPNGGYGNNGHLKEPFSFVNLFFNDKAYDEIVVETLTGSGAKFESDNHTFSANKQLMRGIVIPDTNLDLDPNNPPGIVDDSAETIMNNSVLIDVLANDSDSDGDILNIQNGKVTTPINGTAVVENHDGIKKIRYTPNANFYGDDSFEYTAVDPKDGIGTATVNIKVIPTD is encoded by the coding sequence ATGTCTAATTTTATTAATCTTAAAAAATTTACTGCCAATACTTTAGTTGGTGTTGCTTTAACTGGAGCCTTAATTTCGCAGTCTAGTCTTAATACAGCTAACGCACAGATAATTGATAATAATAATGGTCACGGAAATAACTGCGATATTAATATTACCATTGGGTCGAGACAATATACTATAGAAAAATTTGACCCTAGCAACCCTGGTAACGGAGACAAGCTCACCAAAATATTGAAAAAAGCTGGCTTGACTAAGCCCAGTGACATTTCCACAGCAATAGAAATGATTAATAAAGGGAACTACGATTACAAAAAAGATGAAAGCTGTAGTCTTAGTGCGGATATTGTAGTTACAATAGAACTTCCTAAAACTCAAACTAGTCAGTTATCGAGTAATAACTATTATGTAGTTGATTTTAACAGTCTTTCTGGAACAGCAGGGTTTAGTAAAACTAATGGTACCACCACTTATCAATACAATGGAGGCTTAGAGATTAAAACCAGAGATCAATGGGGTGGTGCTAATGGTTCAAAATATATCACCCAGGCTTCTGGTCAGAGAAGCTATAGTTTAACAGTCAACCAAGATCAAAGATATTTCGGTTTTTGGTGGTCGGCAGGGGATGCTTACAATAAAATAACTTTTAAAAATGATGGAAAAGAGGTTGCTGTTTTTAAAACAGAAGACTTAGTGAACTTTATTAATAGCTCTGGAGTCAAAGATACCCAGGCATACTATGGCAATCCTAACGGTGGTTACGGTAACAACGGACACCTAAAAGAACCATTTTCTTTTGTCAACTTATTTTTCAATGACAAAGCATACGACGAAATTGTTGTTGAAACCTTAACAGGTAGTGGTGCCAAATTTGAATCAGATAACCATACTTTCTCTGCTAACAAACAACTAATGAGAGGAATAGTTATTCCAGATACGAATCTCGATCTCGATCCTAACAACCCTCCTGGTATAGTAGACGATAGCGCTGAGACAATAATGAATAACTCAGTTTTGATCGATGTATTAGCCAACGACAGCGACTCTGATGGAGACATCTTAAACATACAAAATGGAAAAGTAACTACTCCCATTAATGGAACTGCTGTGGTTGAAAATCACGATGGTATTAAAAAAATTAGATATACTCCCAATGCAAACTTTTATGGTGATGATAGTTTTGAGTATACTGCTGTCGATCCAAAAGATGGTATTGGTACAGCTACAGTCAATATTAAAGTTATTCCTACTGACTAG
- a CDS encoding DNA polymerase III subunit delta' (catalyzes the DNA-template-directed extension of the 3'-end of a DNA strand; the delta' subunit seems to interact with the gamma subunit to transfer the beta subunit on the DNA), which translates to MDAFANLIGQDRAVQFLWQAVKLNRIAPAYLFYGAVGIGKKIAVKSFAELLLTANLPFDKQLKAIKKIRAKQHPDLLWVQPTYLHKKELISVDRAMEQNLSFKTAPKIRIEQIRDITRFLTRHPLEASRQMVVIESTQTLTEPTANALLKTLEEPGNATIVLLALDKDLLLPTLVSRCQHVQFYRLSESNLATILQREGYSEILEHSELMEIAQGSPGQAIASWQQLQQIDRDLLRQLLQPPQSPLEAFKLAKTINAELDLTAQLWLIDYLQNYYWQQGATRETIEHCETARQYLNGHVQPRLVWECLLLSLVNNKLTINSHVRLGN; encoded by the coding sequence ATGGATGCTTTTGCCAATTTAATCGGACAGGATCGGGCAGTTCAATTTTTATGGCAGGCTGTAAAATTAAATCGTATCGCGCCGGCATATTTATTTTATGGTGCGGTTGGCATTGGTAAAAAAATAGCTGTGAAAAGTTTTGCCGAACTGTTACTGACTGCTAATTTACCATTTGATAAACAGCTTAAGGCGATTAAAAAAATTAGAGCCAAACAACATCCCGATTTGTTGTGGGTGCAGCCTACTTATCTACACAAAAAAGAATTAATCTCGGTCGATCGCGCTATGGAGCAAAATTTATCATTTAAAACCGCTCCTAAAATTCGCATCGAACAAATTAGAGATATTACGCGGTTTTTAACTCGCCATCCTTTAGAAGCCTCTCGTCAGATGGTAGTTATTGAATCAACCCAAACTCTAACAGAACCTACTGCTAATGCTTTGTTAAAAACCCTGGAAGAACCAGGAAACGCAACTATAGTTTTGCTAGCCCTGGACAAAGACTTACTTTTGCCTACATTGGTTTCACGCTGTCAACACGTCCAATTTTATCGCCTGTCAGAAAGTAATTTGGCAACAATTCTCCAACGGGAAGGCTACTCAGAAATTTTAGAGCATTCCGAACTCATGGAGATCGCCCAAGGAAGCCCAGGACAGGCGATCGCTTCTTGGCAGCAGCTACAGCAAATAGATCGAGATTTACTGCGGCAGTTGTTACAACCACCTCAAAGTCCTTTAGAAGCTTTTAAACTCGCCAAAACTATTAATGCAGAGCTAGATTTAACAGCGCAACTTTGGCTAATCGACTATTTACAAAACTACTATTGGCAACAAGGAGCGACACGAGAAACGATCGAGCATTGTGAAACAGCACGTCAGTATCTAAATGGTCACGTTCAACCCCGTTTGGTTTGGGAATGCCTACTTTTATCTCTGGTAAACAACAAACTGACTATAAATAGCCATGTTCGGTTAGGAAATTAA
- a CDS encoding aldo/keto reductase produces the protein MNIGRRNLIKFASASSLVAAGLAASSKYTPLFAQDVSNVGVKEGEMLYRQLGRTGEKVSLIGLGGHHIGRPKDEQMAIALIRKAIDRGINFMDNCWDYHDGGSELRMGKALQNGYRDKVFLMTKIDGRTKKSAAEQIDQSLQRLRTDRIDLLQHHEIIRLEDPDRVFAPGGSMEAVLEAQTAGKVRYIGFTGHKDPYVHLRMLEIAKQNNFRFDAVQMPLNVMDAHFRSFERQVLPVLVRDEIGVLGMKSMGDPYILQSNTVSPIECLHYSMNLPTSTVITGIEKMSILDQAFEAVKTFEPMSEEQVSALLDRTREAAATGKYELFKTSYKFDGTAKNPEWLGYIDS, from the coding sequence ATGAACATTGGTAGACGAAATTTAATTAAGTTTGCTTCTGCATCGAGTTTAGTTGCCGCAGGTTTGGCAGCTTCAAGTAAATATACGCCACTTTTTGCACAGGATGTATCAAATGTTGGTGTCAAAGAAGGAGAAATGCTCTATCGGCAATTAGGGCGCACGGGAGAAAAAGTCTCACTAATTGGTTTGGGCGGTCATCATATTGGCAGACCTAAAGACGAGCAAATGGCAATCGCGCTAATTCGTAAAGCGATCGATCGCGGCATTAATTTTATGGATAACTGCTGGGACTATCACGACGGCGGTAGCGAACTGAGAATGGGTAAAGCTTTGCAAAATGGCTATCGCGACAAAGTTTTTCTTATGACTAAAATTGACGGTCGAACCAAAAAGTCTGCTGCCGAACAAATAGACCAGTCCCTGCAACGCTTGCGAACCGATCGCATCGATCTGCTGCAACATCATGAAATTATTCGCCTGGAAGATCCCGATCGCGTTTTTGCCCCAGGCGGTTCGATGGAAGCAGTATTAGAGGCTCAAACAGCTGGAAAAGTTCGCTACATAGGTTTTACAGGACATAAAGACCCATACGTTCATCTCAGAATGCTAGAAATTGCCAAACAGAATAACTTCCGTTTTGATGCAGTACAAATGCCTTTAAATGTAATGGACGCTCACTTTAGAAGTTTTGAACGGCAAGTTTTACCCGTTCTGGTTCGAGATGAGATTGGCGTATTGGGTATGAAATCAATGGGCGATCCTTACATTCTTCAGAGTAACACCGTTAGCCCCATTGAATGCCTTCATTACTCGATGAATTTGCCCACTTCGACGGTAATTACGGGTATTGAAAAAATGTCGATTTTAGACCAGGCATTTGAGGCGGTCAAAACCTTTGAACCTATGAGTGAAGAACAAGTAAGTGCATTACTCGATCGCACCCGCGAAGCAGCAGCTACAGGTAAGTACGAGCTATTTAAAACCTCATATAAATTTGACGGTACAGCTAAAAACCCCGAATGGTTGGGATATATCGATTCATAG
- a CDS encoding aminotransferase class IV translates to MYWYDGKLSQQDTLQLHINEPGLLYGATVFTTMRVYQQSLSHPLTNWNAHCDRLKQSLTVFNWQQPNWQHLQQGVETLLASFPVLRITIFPNGRELIVGRNLPLDLTQRQQGITAWLAADNLFRRDIATYKTGNYLGAYLALQKANKHGAKEAILIDTNGNWLETSTGNLWGWHDGCWYTPALASGILPGIARSQLLNYLRQQNIAVRENIWTLEFVRGLQALAYSNCVAEVVPILSVTGECNRTFAKNQIYEQLRSYFLSLTKPD, encoded by the coding sequence ATGTATTGGTACGATGGCAAGCTGAGTCAACAAGATACTTTACAACTACACATTAATGAACCTGGATTACTCTACGGCGCAACTGTTTTTACCACAATGCGGGTTTACCAACAGTCTTTAAGCCATCCTCTCACTAATTGGAATGCTCACTGCGATCGCCTCAAACAAAGCCTAACAGTTTTCAATTGGCAACAACCAAACTGGCAGCATTTACAACAAGGTGTAGAAACTTTATTAGCTTCGTTTCCCGTCCTGAGAATAACTATATTTCCCAATGGACGCGAACTAATTGTCGGGCGTAATTTGCCTTTAGACTTAACCCAACGCCAACAGGGAATTACCGCTTGGTTAGCAGCAGACAATTTATTTCGTCGCGACATTGCTACTTACAAAACGGGTAATTACTTAGGCGCGTACTTAGCTTTACAAAAAGCAAATAAACACGGTGCTAAAGAAGCAATATTAATAGACACTAACGGTAATTGGCTGGAAACCAGTACGGGCAATCTTTGGGGTTGGCACGACGGTTGTTGGTACACTCCAGCTTTAGCTAGCGGTATCTTACCAGGAATAGCCCGATCGCAACTATTAAACTATCTCCGCCAGCAAAATATCGCCGTTCGCGAAAACATCTGGACTCTTGAGTTTGTTCGTGGTTTACAAGCACTCGCCTATAGTAACTGTGTAGCAGAAGTTGTTCCCATTCTTAGTGTTACGGGTGAATGCAATCGGACATTCGCTAAAAACCAGATATACGAACAGTTACGCAGCTATTTTTTGAGCCTTACTAAACCCGATTAG